From the Diceros bicornis minor isolate mBicDic1 chromosome 19, mDicBic1.mat.cur, whole genome shotgun sequence genome, one window contains:
- the FOXA2 gene encoding hepatocyte nuclear factor 3-beta produces the protein MHSASSMLGAVKMEGHEPSDWSSYYAEPEGYSSVSNMNAGLGMNGMNTYMSMSAAAMGSGSGNMSAGSMNMSSYVGAGMSPSLAGMSPGAGAMASMGGSAGAAGVAGMGPHLSPSLSPLGGQAAGAMGGLAPYANMNSMSPMYGQAGLSRARDPKTYRRSYTHAKPPYSYISLITMAIQQSPNKMLTLSEIYQWIMDLFPFYRQNQQRWQNSIRHSLSFNDCFLKVPRSPDKPGKGSFWTLHPDSGNMFENGCYLRRQKRFKCEKQLALKEAAGATGGGKKAAAGAQASQGQLGEAAGPAPETPAGTESPHSSASPCQEHKRGGLGELKGTPAATLSPPEPAPSPGQQQQAAAHLLGPPHHPGLPPEAHLKPEHHYAFNHPFSINNLMSSEQQHHHSHHHHQPHKMDLKAYEQVMHYPGYGSPMPGSLAMGPVTNKAGLDASPLAADTSYYQGVYSRPIMNSS, from the exons ATGCACTCGGCTTCCAGTATGCTGGGAGCGGTGAAGATGGAAGGGCACGAGCCGTCCGACTGGAGCAGCTACTATGCCGAGCCCGAG GGCTACTCCTCGGTGAGCAACATGAACGCCGGCCTGGGGATGAACGGCATGAACACGTACATGAGCATGTCGGCGGCTGCAATGGGCAGCGGCTCGGGCAACATGAGCGCCGGCTCCATGAACATGTCGTCCTACGTGGGCGCGGGCATGAGCCCGTCCCTGGCCGGCATGTCCCCCGGGGCGGGCGCCATGGCGAGCATGGGCGGCTCGGCCGGGGCGGCTGGCGTGGCGGGCATGGGGCCGCACCTGAGCCCGAGCCTGAGTCCGCTCGGGGGGCAAGCGGCCGGGGCCATGGGCGGCCTGGCCCCCTATGCCAACATGAACTCCATGAGCCCCATGTACGGGCAGGCGGGGCTGAGCCGCGCGCGCGATCCCAAGACGTACCGGCGCAGCTACACGCACGCGAAGCCGCCCTACTCGTACATCTCGCTCATCACCATGGCCATCCAGCAGAGCCCCAACAAGATGCTGACGCTGAGCGAGATCTACCAGTGGATCATGGACCTCTTCCCCTTCTACCGGCAGAACCAGCAGCGCTGGCAGAACTCCATCCGCCACTCGCTCTCCTTCAACGACTGCTTCCTCAAGGTGCCCCGCTCGCCCGACAAGCCCGGCAAGGGCTCCTTCTGGACCCTGCATCCCGACTCGGGCAACATGTTTGAGAACGGCTGCTACTTGCGCCGCCAGAAGCGCTTCAAGTGCGAGaagcagctggccctgaaggaagCCGCGGGCGCCACGGGCGGTGGCAAGAAGGCGGCTGCCGGGGCCCAGGCCTCGCAGGGTCAGCTCGGGGaggccgccgggccggcccccgagaCTCCGGCGGGCACCGAGTCGCCCCACTCGAGCGCCTCTCCGTGCCAGGAGCACAAGCGAGGAGGCCTGGGCGAGCTGAAGGGGACGCCGGCCGCGACGCTGAGCCCCCCGGAGCCGGCGCCCTCGcccgggcagcagcagcaggccgCGGCCCACCTGCTGGGCCCTCCCCACCACCCCGGCCTGCCGCCCGAGGCCCACCTTAAGCCGGAGCACCACTACGCCTTCAACCACCCCTTCTCCATCAACAACCTCATGTCCTCGGAGCAGCAGcaccaccacagccaccaccaccaccagccccaCAAAATGGACCTCAAGGCCTACGAACAGGTGATGCACTACCCCGGCTACGGTTCCCCCATGCCGGGAAGTCTGGCCATGGGCCCGGTCACGAACAAAGCGGGCCTGGACGCCTCGCCTCTGGCGGCAGACACCTCCTACTACCAGGGGGTGTACTCCCGGCCCATTATGAATTCCTCTTAA